The Ananas comosus cultivar F153 linkage group 2, ASM154086v1, whole genome shotgun sequence genome contains a region encoding:
- the LOC109728001 gene encoding hydroxycinnamoyltransferase 1-like — protein sequence MSKVRILNVSRVSVPETQTPPPNAAVKLTVFDMVWIGLPPIQRLFLFPQTLALPSFPALVDALKSSLSATLLRFHPLAGELAFVPATGLVEIDCSAPLPGVAFVEAEAAADLDLARLVADPAHDAAAFRSLVPELDARELXFFFIIHSTTAFHFFFPIYIYIYDSAPLVRVTSKTTSPKFQCNGAADLARRTFVLDSEQIRTLKKRGSPLAPTTFVAVSAHVWTAMARSKQLNRAEPACLHFLADCRARLDPPAPEGYFGNCVKLCSAAAPAGDLIGEEGFARACAAIQRAIREYLIEDVGKIVPAESEMRRVVNVSGSNRFKAYDVDFGWGKPGRVELVSMNYDGEVVMVCARDGDGVQVSVAVDPARMEAFASDFYDGLHL from the exons atgtcGAAGGTACGAATCCTCAACGTCTCCCGCGTCTCCGTTCCCGAAACCCAAACCCCTCCTCCGAACGCAGCCGTGAAGCTCACCGTCTTCGACATGGTGTGGATCGGGCTCCCCCCGATCCagcgcctcttcctcttcccccaaACCCTCGCCCTCCCGAGCTTCCCGGCCCTCGTCGACGCCCTCAAGTCCTCCCTCTCCGCCACCCTCCTCCGCTTCCACCCCCTCGCCGGCGAGCTCGCCTTCGTCCCCGCCACCGGCCTCGTCGAGATCGACTGCTCCGCCCCGCTCCCCGGCGTCGCCTTCGTCGAGGCCGAGGCCGCCGCCGATCTCGACCTCGCCCGCCTCGTCGCCGACCCCGCCCACGACGCCGCCGCCTTCCGCAGCCTCGTTCCGGAGCTGGACGCGCGGGAGCTCNtttttttttttattattcattcaaCTACTGCATtccatttcttttttcct atatatatatatatatatgactccGCTCCGCTCGTACGTGTCACCTCCAAGACGACCTCTCCGAAGTTCCAGTGCAACGGCGCCGCCGATCTCGCCCGTCGAACCTTCGTGCTCGACTCGGAGCAAATCCGGACCCTTAAAAAGCGCGGGAGCCCCCTCGCCCCGACCACCTTCGTCGCCGTCTCGGCCCACGTGTGGACCGCCATGGCCCGGTCGAAGCAGCTGAACCGGGCCGAGCCGGCCTGCCTCCACTTCCTGGCGGACTGCCGCGCCCGGCTCGACCCGCCGGCCCCGGAGGGGTACTTCGGGAACTGCGTGAAGCTGTGCTCCGCCGCGGCCCCCGCGGGCGATTTGATCGGCGAGGAGGGGTTCGCGCGCGCGTGCGCGGCGATCCAGCGCGCGATCCGCGAGTACCTGATCGAGGACGTGGGGAAGATAGTGCCCGCGGAGAGCGAGATGCGGAGGGTGGTGAACGTGTCGGGCTCCAACCGGTTCAAGGCGTACGATGTCGATTTCGGGTGGGGTAAACCGGGCCGGGTCGAGCTGGTCTCGATGAACTACGACGGGGAGGTGGTTATGGTGTGCGCGAGAGACGGGGACGGGGTTCAGGTCTCCGTCGCGGTCGATCCGGCCCGCATGGAGGCGTTCGCCTCCGACTTTTACGATGGTTTGCACCTTTGA